From Staphylothermus hellenicus DSM 12710, a single genomic window includes:
- a CDS encoding METTL5 family protein, with protein sequence MLINKAKLEKILSKYPSISNPKRQYEQYETPSSIAASMLWNAFIRKDITGKKIADLGCGNLKLGYGALFLGAKLVVGVDIDESLVGQAESILRDLGGDYSAKTLLINSDIRDLFINSVDTVIMNPPFGVVRRNRGLDILFLKKAMEISESIYTIHKYSPRLTRIIEELANAFGFKIIYSEQLLFPIPMLFETHRRKIYRVKVIFYVLKRKQ encoded by the coding sequence TTGTTAATAAATAAAGCGAAACTAGAAAAAATACTAAGTAAGTATCCGTCCATTAGTAATCCTAAAAGACAATATGAACAATATGAAACACCTTCATCAATTGCTGCATCTATGTTATGGAATGCATTTATTAGAAAGGATATAACAGGTAAGAAAATAGCTGATCTAGGATGCGGTAATCTAAAACTGGGCTATGGAGCGCTTTTCTTAGGGGCAAAGCTTGTGGTAGGTGTAGATATTGATGAATCCTTAGTTGGACAAGCAGAATCAATACTAAGAGATCTTGGCGGGGATTATTCGGCTAAAACACTGCTGATTAATAGTGATATTAGAGATCTATTCATTAATTCAGTGGATACAGTTATTATGAATCCTCCATTTGGTGTGGTTAGAAGAAATCGTGGATTAGATATATTGTTTTTGAAGAAAGCAATGGAGATTTCAGAATCCATCTATACTATTCACAAGTATTCGCCAAGGCTAACCAGGATTATCGAGGAGCTAGCTAATGCTTTTGGTTTCAAAATAATATATAGTGAGCAATTATTGTTTCCAATACCCATGTTGTTCGAAACACATAGGAGGAAGATATATAGAGTTAAAGTAATCTTTTACGTTTTGAAGAGGAAACAATAG
- a CDS encoding SDH family Clp fold serine proteinase — MDGYGDIISFLFWLILLYLIIHPQLQYKSLQSARLKIIRGMEKKYGWRIITMIHRQERIGFLGIPMYRFIDIEDSEAVLRAIRNTPENQPIALILHTPGGLVLAASQIAMALKRHKGKKIVIVPHYAMSGGTLIALAADEIIMDPDAVLGPLDPQLQTPKGTFPAPSLIKIAKMKGDKASDDTLIYGDIAEKALREIQEFIVQLLKDKMPEEKASEVAKKLTEGYYTHDYPITVEHAKELGLPVKTDVPPEVYLLMNLYPQAIQQRPGVEYIPRPHVPYYHGKHEK, encoded by the coding sequence ATGGATGGTTATGGTGATATTATTAGTTTTCTGTTTTGGCTAATACTATTATATTTGATAATTCATCCACAACTACAATATAAGTCTCTTCAAAGTGCTAGGTTGAAAATTATACGTGGTATGGAGAAGAAGTATGGTTGGAGAATAATAACGATGATACATAGACAGGAACGAATAGGTTTCTTAGGAATACCAATGTATAGATTTATCGATATAGAGGATTCTGAGGCAGTATTGAGAGCAATACGTAATACTCCAGAGAATCAACCAATAGCTTTAATCCTTCACACACCAGGAGGATTAGTTCTTGCTGCCTCACAAATAGCTATGGCTCTGAAAAGACATAAGGGGAAGAAAATAGTTATTGTGCCACACTATGCTATGAGTGGGGGGACCCTGATAGCATTAGCTGCTGATGAAATAATAATGGATCCAGACGCTGTTCTAGGACCACTGGATCCCCAGCTCCAAACACCTAAGGGGACATTTCCAGCACCTAGCTTAATAAAAATAGCTAAGATGAAGGGAGATAAGGCGAGCGATGATACATTGATTTATGGTGATATTGCGGAGAAAGCTCTACGTGAAATACAAGAGTTCATAGTTCAGTTATTAAAGGATAAGATGCCAGAGGAGAAAGCTTCTGAAGTTGCCAAAAAACTTACAGAGGGATACTATACGCATGATTATCCAATAACAGTTGAGCACGCCAAAGAATTAGGGTTGCCTGTTAAAACAGATGTTCCTCCAGAAGTATATTTGTTGATGAATCTGTATCCGCAGGCAATACAGCAGAGACCAGGAGTAGAATATATTCCTAGGCCCCACGTCCCATATTATCATGGTAAGCATGAGAAGTGA
- the dph2 gene encoding diphthamide biosynthesis enzyme Dph2, which yields MSGSFCESYEVDYQALINTIQEKNASTVFIQAPDGLKKLYKCIGEHIIDKLPSIKIYYSASPSFGACDIPLEEIEAVKPDLVIHIGHNKYPFLSREINYDIIYLPAYYKWKPTNDIINMLINELKKYNAEKIGLVTSIQHVHSLKEIAEKLGEHGYIAYIGKPTYNVMMPGQILGCEYSAALKIYSKVDAYLVVAGGIFHALGLSLIVDKPVLILDPYRLQVTYPSSDIKRLKAKRYYILSKLRNEVIRNVGVIIGSRPGQYRPTLIKYIENLLGEHGIKYYLFTSTYLSREQLISIDNAYNLDLYVITSCPRLPIDDFNDFYKPVITPGELVMILKNIMEKYVYPW from the coding sequence ATGAGCGGGAGTTTTTGTGAAAGCTACGAAGTAGATTATCAAGCACTAATTAATACTATTCAGGAAAAGAATGCTTCTACGGTTTTTATACAAGCACCTGATGGTTTGAAAAAACTATACAAATGCATCGGAGAACATATCATAGATAAACTGCCTAGTATCAAAATATACTACTCAGCTTCTCCCTCATTCGGTGCATGCGATATTCCTCTAGAAGAGATCGAGGCTGTAAAGCCTGATCTAGTTATTCATATAGGACATAACAAGTACCCCTTTCTAAGCAGAGAAATAAACTATGACATAATATATTTACCAGCATATTATAAGTGGAAGCCTACAAATGACATTATTAATATGTTAATTAATGAACTCAAAAAATATAACGCTGAGAAAATAGGATTAGTAACATCTATACAGCATGTCCACTCATTAAAAGAGATAGCTGAAAAACTAGGAGAGCACGGATATATTGCTTACATCGGAAAACCAACGTATAATGTAATGATGCCTGGCCAGATCCTTGGATGTGAATACTCAGCTGCATTGAAAATATATAGTAAAGTCGATGCGTACCTTGTAGTTGCAGGAGGTATTTTTCATGCTTTAGGTTTGTCCTTGATCGTTGATAAGCCCGTTCTCATACTTGATCCGTATAGGCTACAAGTCACATATCCTAGTAGCGATATTAAGCGTTTAAAGGCGAAGAGATACTATATTTTGTCTAAGCTCCGCAACGAAGTGATCAGAAATGTCGGTGTAATTATTGGTTCTAGGCCGGGACAATATAGACCTACATTGATCAAATATATTGAGAATCTCCTGGGAGAACATGGTATTAAATACTACTTGTTTACCTCAACATATCTCAGCAGAGAACAATTGATCTCCATAGATAACGCATACAATCTAGACCTATATGTTATAACTAGTTGTCCTAGATTACCAATAGACGATTTCAACGACTTCTATAAACCCGTGATTACTCCTGGAGAACTAGTTATGATTTTGAAAAATATTATGGAGAAATATGTTTATCCATGGTAA
- a CDS encoding 50S ribosomal protein L16 codes for MPLRPARCYTHFSGPPYTRREYIPGVPQPKIVKFEMGNVHGDYDYRAELVMIEAGQIRHNALEAARVMANKYLSTTIGDQNYFLKIRVYPHHVLRENKMMAFAGADRLQDGMRQAFGKPIGTAARVYPGTIVMEVRVGKEHVEHAKEALRRAASKLPLPARIVFKPLKPGLKPI; via the coding sequence ATGCCTCTAAGACCTGCTAGATGCTATACACATTTCAGCGGGCCCCCATATACTCGGAGAGAATACATACCAGGTGTTCCACAGCCTAAGATCGTGAAGTTTGAAATGGGTAATGTTCATGGAGACTATGATTATAGAGCAGAACTAGTAATGATCGAGGCTGGACAAATAAGGCATAACGCATTAGAAGCTGCACGTGTCATGGCTAATAAGTATTTAAGCACAACTATTGGAGACCAAAACTACTTCTTAAAAATACGTGTATACCCACACCATGTACTAAGAGAGAACAAAATGATGGCTTTCGCAGGAGCAGACCGTCTACAAGATGGTATGAGGCAAGCATTTGGAAAACCCATAGGAACAGCTGCAAGAGTTTATCCTGGAACAATAGTAATGGAGGTTAGAGTTGGGAAGGAACATGTAGAACATGCTAAGGAGGCTCTTAGAAGAGCAGCTTCAAAACTACCATTACCAGCGAGAATAGTTTTCAAACCATTAAAGCCTGGTTTGAAACCTATATAG
- a CDS encoding THUMP domain-containing protein codes for MFIYRFIQYSLVEEYRGFTWWITVELLYTVNPGIEDIASEEIRAELGGVTSFEKMSGHVYHVVDNVSFEAIYRLRSINRAFILLFKSRVGPRTNDLVKLREELVSSLETIHYYITPHTSFAVDTERLGSHEYTSMDISRIVGEIIIRKVEEKTGVKPVVNLRTPHIIIHVFVRDENFFLGVSLTGSRSLHRRGYRIYDHPAALKPTLAYAMLTLSGTRDKQVIVDPMCGGGTIPIEAGLLHEEALIYGYDRNPKHVRGAKLNAYASGVYGKVVFGVWDARRLHVIFDEQVDHIVSNPPYGIRYGDPVVIRKLYRDFLGSAYKSLKPGGRLTIITTEYNYVLKKAGDIGFRVIHKRTVQHGGLYPKIVVLEK; via the coding sequence TTGTTTATTTATAGATTTATACAGTATTCACTTGTCGAGGAGTATAGGGGTTTTACATGGTGGATTACCGTGGAACTACTATATACGGTTAATCCAGGCATTGAGGATATCGCATCTGAGGAGATTAGAGCTGAGCTAGGCGGTGTTACTAGCTTTGAAAAAATGAGTGGGCATGTATACCATGTTGTTGACAATGTTAGTTTTGAAGCTATTTATAGGCTTAGAAGTATTAATCGCGCATTTATCTTGTTGTTTAAGAGCAGAGTTGGTCCTAGAACAAATGATTTAGTAAAGCTTAGAGAAGAACTTGTTTCTTCGCTTGAAACAATTCATTACTATATAACTCCTCATACATCATTTGCTGTTGATACGGAACGTCTAGGCAGTCATGAATATACATCTATGGATATTTCACGTATTGTTGGAGAAATAATTATTAGGAAGGTTGAGGAGAAAACAGGTGTTAAGCCAGTTGTTAATTTGAGAACACCACATATCATAATCCATGTTTTTGTAAGGGATGAGAACTTCTTTCTCGGAGTTTCACTAACGGGTTCTAGGAGTCTTCATAGGAGAGGATATAGAATATATGATCATCCAGCAGCTCTTAAACCCACACTAGCATATGCTATGCTAACATTATCGGGTACAAGAGATAAACAAGTAATAGTTGATCCAATGTGTGGTGGAGGAACTATTCCTATAGAAGCAGGTCTTCTACATGAAGAAGCACTTATTTATGGATATGATCGAAACCCGAAACATGTTAGAGGAGCAAAACTTAATGCTTATGCTTCAGGTGTTTATGGAAAAGTTGTTTTTGGCGTATGGGATGCTAGGAGATTACATGTGATCTTCGATGAACAAGTAGATCATATAGTTAGTAATCCACCGTACGGCATCCGATACGGAGACCCAGTAGTTATTAGGAAACTATACAGGGACTTCCTAGGTTCAGCATATAAATCGTTGAAGCCAGGTGGTCGATTAACTATTATAACAACAGAGTATAACTATGTGTTGAAGAAAGCCGGCGATATAGGTTTTAGAGTAATTCATAAAAGAACAGTTCAACATGGAGGATTATATCCTAAAATAGTTGTTTTAGAGAAATAA
- the csx1 gene encoding CRISPR-associated CARF protein Csx1, translated as MNSSSFRVLVVAPWGYPKGWDEAKYCLRKASDRGIDIGGCCISCSSSLTLYLLLKSYDEVDDARLLIIGSDTVIKPDINDLRGNVEKWFYETVKDLFNRTKCDGLEKNPEWVNDIYVGVVPGIGEYHGYYFKGDIIKMFLESYRNIVLNIESFKPSVIVLDTTHGLNILTIATLYATVAASIVYGKKIYTFNSEPYPPGRRAGKHRQLEKSEKLESEEKQIQDVPSLNIHNISLLQKIIDFLRALDSLRYLSEKQLNKLLKGLREKRVHDKYVELMDKTVCMVEALRSGLLGLLYSNSKLSNGRNIPFTVNNIYNSLKKIYQVDYNRPWITPDITDNTVEYRSLLPEELAKYIPILDFLQKYMVEEYSRLLNLEPLYLKEFAKHVSRILDRNGYWDRKQIIIKEASELTETACEASKDTGREIIDAKLLKEYWAKKKGIQSIGNDKIVDPRNFVAHAALNHNIIKYVKVEWRNHECGIIEVEYDYNKLVKTLKNIGGASKIHECIR; from the coding sequence ATGAATAGCTCCTCGTTTAGAGTCCTAGTTGTGGCGCCATGGGGTTATCCGAAAGGATGGGACGAGGCAAAATATTGTTTGAGAAAAGCCAGTGATAGGGGTATAGATATCGGTGGCTGTTGCATAAGTTGCAGTAGCTCTCTTACATTATACTTATTGCTTAAATCATATGATGAGGTTGATGATGCACGCTTACTAATTATAGGCTCAGATACTGTTATAAAACCTGATATTAATGATCTGCGTGGTAATGTTGAGAAATGGTTCTATGAAACAGTGAAGGATTTGTTCAACCGTACAAAATGCGATGGCTTGGAGAAAAATCCTGAATGGGTTAACGATATATATGTAGGAGTAGTACCTGGTATAGGCGAGTATCATGGATACTATTTTAAGGGAGATATTATCAAGATGTTTCTTGAATCATACCGGAACATAGTATTGAATATTGAGAGCTTTAAGCCAAGCGTAATAGTACTGGATACAACACATGGCTTAAACATATTGACAATAGCAACACTATACGCTACAGTAGCAGCATCAATAGTATATGGTAAGAAAATATACACGTTCAACTCCGAACCATATCCACCTGGTAGGAGGGCTGGAAAACATAGACAATTAGAGAAAAGCGAAAAGTTAGAAAGTGAGGAAAAGCAGATCCAAGATGTTCCATCCCTGAATATACATAACATATCCCTTCTACAGAAGATAATAGATTTCTTGAGGGCATTAGACTCTCTAAGATATCTAAGCGAAAAACAGCTAAATAAGCTACTAAAAGGGCTGAGGGAGAAGAGGGTACATGATAAGTATGTGGAATTAATGGATAAGACAGTATGTATGGTTGAAGCACTAAGATCGGGTTTATTAGGGCTATTATATAGCAATAGCAAGTTATCTAATGGAAGAAATATTCCATTCACAGTAAACAATATTTATAATTCCTTAAAGAAGATCTACCAAGTAGATTATAACAGGCCATGGATAACGCCAGATATTACCGACAACACTGTTGAATACCGTTCATTACTGCCTGAGGAGCTAGCCAAGTATATACCAATACTGGACTTCCTACAAAAATATATGGTGGAGGAGTATAGTAGGCTTCTAAACCTAGAACCATTATACCTCAAGGAATTCGCTAAACATGTAAGCAGAATATTGGATAGAAACGGTTACTGGGATAGGAAGCAGATAATTATAAAGGAGGCATCAGAACTGACAGAGACGGCGTGTGAAGCTAGTAAAGATACGGGAAGGGAAATAATCGATGCAAAACTGCTAAAAGAATACTGGGCAAAAAAGAAGGGCATACAAAGCATAGGGAATGACAAAATAGTAGATCCAAGAAACTTTGTAGCACACGCAGCACTAAACCACAATATAATAAAATATGTAAAGGTAGAATGGAGAAACCATGAATGCGGAATAATAGAGGTAGAGTATGACTACAATAAACTAGTAAAAACACTAAAAAACATAGGGGGAGCCAGCAAAATACACGAGTGTATCCGATAA
- a CDS encoding putative CRISPR-associated protein produces the protein MLYRFLHLVTVGTSIIRNASFHESVEAGVRERLAKWSMAPPHSGEDVEAGNRAVPSSKEFREVLGFVSGSPRRASAELNAFIGYLERLVSRGIDGVSHYLVLFGSDTGAGWFSTRILEEYLGSLVGQDLSRTWGVRGHFIGGVEAYRVRGLGVNFQDGILNLLGKVKKIVISMGKGYDRVLANLTGGFKPESAAILVVAGMLGIDTVYYIHEAMREVAEIPVIPLTIEPNAKKILENALENNIGGAEQKLLEKLGLPLTGKKLTPWSKKLLETLLYP, from the coding sequence TTGCTGTATAGGTTTCTTCACTTGGTTACTGTTGGTACCAGTATTATCCGTAATGCTTCTTTTCATGAGAGCGTTGAGGCTGGTGTTAGGGAGAGGCTTGCTAAGTGGTCTATGGCCCCGCCTCATAGTGGTGAGGATGTTGAGGCTGGTAATAGAGCTGTTCCTAGTTCTAAGGAGTTTAGGGAGGTTCTTGGTTTTGTATCAGGATCTCCTAGGAGGGCTAGTGCTGAGCTTAATGCGTTCATAGGGTATCTTGAGCGCTTAGTGAGTAGGGGGATTGATGGTGTAAGCCATTATCTTGTATTGTTTGGTTCTGATACTGGTGCTGGCTGGTTTTCTACTAGGATTTTAGAGGAGTATCTGGGAAGTCTTGTTGGACAGGATCTTTCTAGGACATGGGGTGTAAGAGGACATTTTATAGGTGGCGTTGAAGCTTATCGGGTAAGGGGTCTTGGAGTTAACTTCCAGGATGGAATATTGAATCTCCTTGGAAAAGTTAAGAAGATCGTGATCAGTATGGGTAAGGGGTATGACAGGGTTTTAGCAAACCTTACAGGAGGCTTTAAACCGGAATCCGCCGCAATACTTGTAGTAGCAGGTATGCTGGGAATAGACACGGTATACTATATACATGAGGCAATGAGGGAGGTTGCTGAAATACCAGTCATACCACTAACAATAGAACCCAATGCAAAAAAGATCCTGGAAAACGCCCTCGAAAATAATATAGGGGGTGCAGAGCAAAAACTTCTAGAAAAACTAGGGCTACCATTAACAGGCAAAAAACTAACACCATGGAGCAAGAAACTACTTGAAACACTGCTATACCCATAA
- a CDS encoding DUF402 domain-containing protein, which translates to MCTGVRVRGITATAVSKILLDKGYRIVQASNIIRERLNLPLDTSPADVTVKDADKDELLVLGFYGHADKVYNDLVEELEYAFKWISPVGLHSIHVGLIRDKIGDKCIVEIGNNVKGILPRCNLDIGKKVLVGVAKAPIKPGEEALLTRNIRVIGKYVSIIYGKPSLTISEHIRDRDKREYLLAIAMSKIMGSGLGVHLRSSSKYAGKEEIEREIDELKQKLGELLDKAKHIEDAPKILYEGEFIGLIGLTSLAKEKLDSYRDKVIPTITRHHSLKSCNNAMSDIVDYSEILLRHSVSKETIHNSLLDYILEKNKSLPKIRIIHKKPDGITHTLSPGTIHEIVKSENGVKIVLKRTLKSIGVYDGLGVEKKPRDIDYMVIEENSWIISHNYYRGNEWLGSYININTPPEILPGTIKYHDLLIDVIVKNTGEAYIIDEEELKTYYEKGIIPEKLYRKALEVAKYVLENKDSLRRNTLL; encoded by the coding sequence TTGTGTACAGGAGTTAGAGTTAGAGGTATTACTGCAACTGCTGTTTCAAAGATATTATTAGATAAAGGATATAGAATAGTTCAAGCAAGCAATATTATACGTGAAAGACTCAACCTTCCCCTAGACACTTCTCCAGCTGATGTAACCGTTAAAGATGCTGATAAAGACGAATTATTAGTATTAGGCTTCTACGGCCACGCCGATAAAGTATATAATGATCTCGTGGAAGAACTAGAGTATGCTTTCAAATGGATTTCGCCAGTAGGACTACACAGTATCCATGTAGGCTTGATTAGGGATAAGATAGGGGATAAATGCATAGTGGAGATAGGAAACAATGTTAAAGGAATACTTCCCCGCTGCAACTTGGATATTGGCAAAAAGGTTTTAGTTGGAGTAGCTAAAGCCCCTATTAAACCCGGCGAAGAAGCATTACTGACACGTAATATCCGGGTAATCGGTAAATATGTATCCATAATATATGGAAAACCCTCCCTAACAATATCGGAGCACATACGTGACCGGGATAAAAGAGAATATCTACTAGCTATTGCTATGTCTAAAATAATGGGTTCAGGACTGGGAGTTCATTTAAGAAGCAGTAGTAAATATGCTGGGAAGGAAGAAATAGAGAGAGAAATAGATGAGTTAAAACAAAAACTAGGAGAACTGCTAGATAAAGCTAAACACATAGAAGATGCTCCTAAAATACTTTATGAGGGAGAATTCATAGGTTTAATAGGCTTAACTAGTTTAGCAAAAGAAAAACTTGATTCATATAGAGACAAAGTAATACCTACAATTACTAGGCATCATAGCCTTAAAAGCTGCAATAATGCTATGAGTGATATAGTGGATTACTCAGAGATCCTTCTTAGACACAGCGTCTCCAAAGAAACAATACATAACTCGTTATTGGATTATATCTTAGAAAAAAACAAGTCTCTCCCAAAAATAAGGATTATACATAAAAAACCAGATGGAATAACCCATACATTATCTCCGGGAACAATACATGAGATAGTGAAATCTGAGAATGGAGTAAAGATTGTTTTAAAGAGAACATTGAAGAGTATAGGAGTCTATGATGGATTAGGCGTGGAAAAGAAGCCTAGAGACATAGATTATATGGTGATCGAGGAGAATTCATGGATAATAAGCCATAACTATTACCGCGGAAATGAATGGCTCGGCTCATATATAAATATAAATACACCGCCAGAAATACTTCCCGGCACAATAAAGTATCATGATCTATTAATAGATGTCATTGTGAAAAACACTGGTGAAGCATATATTATTGATGAAGAAGAGCTTAAAACATATTATGAAAAAGGAATCATACCCGAGAAACTATATAGGAAAGCACTAGAAGTAGCTAAGTATGTTCTAGAAAACAAGGATTCTCTCAGGAGAAATACCCTGCTATAA
- a CDS encoding UPF0147 family protein, producing MGVRLMDNETKIRNAMYMLMSIINDTAVPRNIRRAATEALNHLRNPKLTPGVRAANAISVLDSISQDPNMPINTRTKIWQIIAILETVRD from the coding sequence ATGGGTGTTAGATTAATGGATAATGAAACTAAGATCAGAAATGCTATGTACATGTTGATGAGCATAATCAATGACACAGCTGTTCCAAGAAATATTAGGAGGGCTGCAACTGAAGCATTGAATCATCTACGAAACCCTAAACTCACACCAGGTGTTAGAGCTGCTAATGCTATTAGTGTACTAGATTCTATCAGCCAAGATCCAAACATGCCTATTAATACTAGGACGAAAATATGGCAAATAATAGCTATACTGGAAACGGTTAGAGATTAA
- a CDS encoding Sjogren's syndrome/scleroderma autoantigen 1 family protein, with the protein MSGKIDPVKKMAELLKSGATMLGETCPVKGCNLPLFKLPSGEIVCPVHGKVYMVKTEEEALEVKEKVSLKSVLDKLENKVLLILDDLSSNSIPQTSELIEWLEVLERIRRIKKLISEK; encoded by the coding sequence ATGAGTGGAAAAATTGATCCAGTAAAGAAAATGGCTGAGCTATTAAAGAGTGGTGCAACAATGCTTGGAGAAACATGTCCTGTTAAGGGATGTAATCTCCCATTATTTAAGCTTCCAAGCGGAGAAATAGTTTGTCCTGTTCATGGAAAAGTATACATGGTTAAAACAGAGGAGGAAGCACTTGAGGTAAAGGAGAAAGTTTCGCTTAAAAGTGTTCTGGATAAATTGGAGAACAAAGTATTATTGATCCTAGATGATCTCTCGAGTAACTCTATTCCTCAAACCTCAGAGCTTATAGAGTGGCTGGAAGTACTTGAACGTATAAGGAGAATAAAGAAGCTTATTAGTGAAAAATAG
- the tmk gene encoding dTMP kinase: MSESNGFFLVLEGIDGAGKTSIAFKLMDFLVEKGFSVHYTYEPYDTLYVEALKKKYDEYRDAYLDALTYAADRLVHIRTDILPYLRRGYVVICDRYYYSSAAYQSAQGAPIEWVLEINKYALKPDLTIYLDVDPHIGVKRREGLNTRFPEYEKLDFLYKVRENYLWLVKKGYMVLVDANREFDKVYRDVEKIVFEHIVF, from the coding sequence TTGTCAGAGAGTAATGGTTTCTTCCTAGTACTTGAAGGTATAGATGGAGCAGGTAAGACAAGTATTGCCTTTAAACTTATGGATTTCCTAGTTGAGAAAGGATTTAGTGTGCACTATACATATGAGCCCTATGATACATTATATGTTGAAGCATTAAAGAAAAAATATGATGAATATAGAGATGCGTATCTCGACGCACTAACATATGCTGCTGATCGACTCGTCCATATTAGAACTGATATTCTCCCATATCTTCGCAGAGGATACGTTGTCATATGTGATCGCTACTACTATAGTAGTGCAGCTTATCAATCAGCTCAAGGAGCACCTATAGAATGGGTTCTTGAAATAAACAAGTATGCTCTCAAACCAGACTTAACAATATATTTAGACGTCGATCCACACATAGGTGTTAAGAGAAGAGAAGGATTAAACACTCGTTTTCCAGAATATGAGAAACTAGATTTCCTATATAAGGTTAGAGAAAACTATTTATGGCTTGTAAAGAAGGGCTACATGGTTCTTGTAGATGCGAATAGAGAGTTCGACAAAGTATATCGTGATGTTGAGAAAATAGTTTTTGAACACATTGTTTTCTAG
- a CDS encoding RNA-guided endonuclease InsQ/TnpB family protein: MVEVTLTVPFKYEKSGEIRRLLVDFRDMVNFCIEKAVQSGVTSYARLRKLVYGEWKRRWDYSTHFCHSACRIASSMLKSWRRKTRRGEADPKKPPKAKKLFIRFDQQLVKFDGERLRISVKPRRFLYVKLRYGEYQRRFIEEWRRGNLRIGEITMNENKVIIPFKKEVDLTNPSDWIAIDINESNVTGVSSNPHILRIEHNLRTIHTTYYEIRRRIQKLSRYKPITSRRLLKKYSGREKRKTHDLCHKISKMIVDFAKKEGLGIIMEDLRGIRKRIKYNRNLNRRLHSWNFRKLQFMIEYKAKLNGIPVVYVNPRNTSRLCPICGGRLAPNGRRLLKCRKCGYINDRDIIACINMLRMRGVPVPPESLSMKFEGKNPMKMERGRLAVAKAIKVTANQNGGGS; this comes from the coding sequence ATGGTTGAGGTAACGCTAACTGTACCCTTCAAGTATGAGAAGAGTGGGGAGATTAGGAGGCTTTTGGTGGATTTTAGGGATATGGTTAATTTCTGTATAGAGAAGGCTGTACAAAGTGGAGTTACATCATATGCAAGGCTTAGGAAACTTGTCTACGGTGAATGGAAGAGGAGGTGGGATTACTCAACACATTTTTGTCATTCAGCATGTAGGATAGCGTCTTCCATGTTGAAGTCTTGGAGGCGAAAAACGAGAAGAGGTGAAGCAGATCCAAAGAAACCGCCTAAGGCTAAAAAGCTATTCATAAGATTTGATCAGCAACTCGTAAAATTTGATGGTGAGAGGCTCAGGATCTCTGTAAAGCCTAGAAGGTTCCTATATGTCAAGCTAAGGTATGGTGAGTATCAGAGAAGGTTTATTGAGGAGTGGAGGAGGGGAAATCTACGAATTGGAGAAATTACGATGAATGAGAACAAGGTTATTATTCCATTCAAGAAGGAGGTTGATCTTACAAATCCTAGTGATTGGATTGCAATAGATATTAATGAGAGCAATGTTACGGGTGTAAGTTCTAACCCGCATATTCTGAGAATAGAGCATAACCTCAGAACGATCCATACAACCTATTACGAGATCAGGAGGAGGATTCAGAAGCTATCAAGGTACAAGCCGATAACGTCTAGGAGGTTGTTGAAGAAGTATTCTGGAAGGGAGAAGAGAAAGACTCATGACTTATGCCACAAGATCTCAAAGATGATAGTTGATTTTGCAAAGAAGGAGGGATTAGGCATAATAATGGAGGATTTGAGAGGGATTAGGAAGAGAATCAAATATAACAGAAATCTTAATAGGAGGCTTCATTCATGGAATTTTAGAAAACTACAGTTCATGATTGAATATAAGGCTAAGCTCAACGGGATCCCTGTTGTTTATGTTAATCCCCGCAACACCTCCCGCCTCTGCCCGATATGTGGTGGGAGATTAGCACCGAATGGGCGGAGGCTCCTGAAGTGTAGAAAATGCGGATACATAAATGATAGAGACATCATAGCCTGCATAAACATGCTCAGGATGAGGGGAGTCCCCGTTCCCCCTGAAAGCCTCTCAATGAAGTTCGAGGGAAAAAACCCGATGAAAATGGAGAGAGGAAGGCTGGCCGTAGCAAAAGCAATAAAAGTTACGGCTAACCAGAACGGAGGGGGTTCATAG